The following is a genomic window from Plasmodium yoelii strain 17X genome assembly, chromosome: 12.
TTTGACTTTTtactaataaatatgattttttttctttttttcctctaattatattttccattttattaaatttatttttctcaaaTTGTATCTCCTTATTATCTATTCCATCTTTCTCACTCAAATAACTATCATTAGTATTAGTATCATTATCTCTATTTATTTCCATTCCATCACTACTTAAAAAATGCTGAAGCGATTCTAAAGAAGGTGATGATGAAATTAATGAATAAGAACATGAACTCGGTTTATCAGAAACATCATCAAATATTATTTCACTTTCTGTATTGAATTCATGTAGATATgtggttttattttttttaattttaattttatttaaaagttGAATACTTGATACACTTATACCTAACCTAGTATATACATTTTCAAATGGAATATTTGATATTTGAGAATATTGAGAATCGTATAAATATCTTAAAAAATTTCcacttttataattatatatatagacataattatttactaaactaatatataatagtgaagaataactatttatatatacattatttattaatttaaaattaatttcattttttttttctaattttttaaaacaacaatgaAAACATACATGagtcataatttttaattttctttcCATTTCATATCGTTTTTCCCATGTTTTCTTTCTTAacttcataatatatttttttgcttttaaTAATGACatactataaatatatgaattattattttttacttgataattttttattccatttttacagtttaaaatgtttattagtttatatttattttctggATTTATCCAACTTGGCCTTTTAAAACCAGTAttaacataatttatttgactattactttttcttttttttttattcttatattttatttgactATTGCTTATTCTTCTAACATTTATTCTATCTGTCTTAttacaaatatttatctCAAAATTGTTGCTTCCCTtttgttttatcatttttttttttaatctttctttttctttttttaaaaataatacactATCCATGTTATCTTctgatgataaaataatgttacattcatcatttttacaaaaaaaattattatgatcattattataatcgattttattcaaatttaTTAAGATCATATAATTACTTGCATCACATGTTAATACAAAAGAtgtttcttctttttcttctgatatatttacattatctttttttaaaaaattctcTGTAACAACTTTATATATactacatatatatgaaaaatgacaattttttataaacttTACTAaactaaaattataaacattCCATATTAATATATCTCCACTATTTGTTCCcccaattatataattattttcgaCATGTAATActgttataaaatttttttttttatatataatatctgGAATGtataaatcatatattatttttttattttccacaTATTTATAACAATTTATTAATACACACACAACTCGACTTTCCCTATAACTAATTATcacatataaatttaaattattttcacaaaatgtatatgtaattatttctttatttttattctcatCATATTCAACATTTTCTTTTCGATTATAAATATTAGTATTATAcatttcttcattatttattttttctatattcatattataatCCTTTGTTGTTTCTATTTCCCTTTTTATtacatcatatttatatcctCTTTCATTATCttctaaaatattatttttttttttattacctAATAACCATATACtatctattttatttgtcttataccaaatgttaaataaatattcatatacTATAATTCTGTTTagttttaatttgtttacaaataaaaaaaatacatcaTCTTTCCATATagatgatttttttttactgttCACATTTTTACGataattactattattttttaattttgatatatttgtATCTTCATTATAGCTATTGCTATTTTCCAATTTTGTTGATTCTATTGAACATGtgtttttttcaatttcacATAAATTCGACTTTTCATttaaactatttttatttatactgCTATAACTATAACTCGATGTATGTACCTTATAAATGCTGCTATATTTATTACTCGTCTTTTCctcattattataatcattatttAGATGCGCAGGGTTTGTATTCTCATTATTGTTGTTCTGTCTTATCTGACTGAACATACTACTACTATTGGAGAAATTATGTTCATAGGTATCTGCATCTTTTTTAGATGtgctatatttatttctgtAAAAAAGAATTGGACCAGGACTCTTAAATGAACCCAACAAGTTTTTGTCAACcttcattaaaaaaaatgattttataTTCGATTGAAAAGACAAAAACATGCTTGAAAATTTTAGAGGTAAAGTATAGCAATAAAAATTCCCTTCAGTTGTCCAGGCGATAATGCACCCACAAATATTCTTAGACATGTTCTGCATAATATTGAATGACCTTATTTTTGAGCTGTTGCTTTGGGACGCGCCTGcacaaaaaatgaagaagaaaCGAGTGAAGCGGGAAGAAGCGGAAAGAAGCGGTAAGAAACGGGAgcacaaatataaatgtgtGAAATAATAATGGGAAAGGTACCTGAAGAAAACCGCCAAATTGGCTTACGCAAAACTTGCATGCCAACCCAGTGGGCATTTTGAGTGCGTCTTTTGCAAGATTGATCAAAATCAGGACAAAATAAATCCATAAGTGGAACAAAAGAGGAATTTGcattttttctttcataaataattaacCGGTTTTTctgtaaaattataatgtagTTATCTATAATACCTATTTGACTTGAATTACCATTACCAGATATTTCTAAATCTGATTTTGATGATGGCAgatttgaaataaaaattgggTTAACATGATATACCCCATCAATTTGTTCATAAGTATCTTCTGTATTCTTTAAATGTTTATCTTGagattttaaatttatatcatttggtatatttattttattttttattaactcatcatatatacaattttctGCAATATCTTCAATTGTTTCATTATACATTTCAATTTCAGTTTTATCGGTTCTTATAACAAATCTTGTTTTgcttttataaaaatttaataaatttgttaaatCCCAACATATTATATCTCCATTATTTAACCATGCTGATATTAATACTggacaataaaataaatcatgtaaatttttatatgtttctttttctctcaattttatatattcttcATCACATTCTTCCCCTTgcatattattgttattattatcgtTATCTCCTACATTCCTactatttgaattatttttttctcttttttcataaatgttaaaaaattttctttttaacAATTTCATACATTGTATTAAAGATCTTTGattctctttttttaaatatggtACTAAACCAGCAGAAATacaacatatttttaaattcgaattattactattattattattattactactattAGTAGTagtagttttttttttagcataatatagtttataatttaaaaattgagagttataataataattatgctTACTATATCTATCCcgttcatttatattattaactaATGATggagaaaaatattttacagaTTTTTCTTCATATACCTCATTAATTACTTCTTTACAtctttcattattttctttataattaTCCATGGAAAAATTATTAGATTCTAAACTATCAGAAGATGATGAAAACATTTTACAATTTATATCACTATTAGCAATATCATAATGTGTATCATTACTATCTTCTACATCACTCAGTTCATTACTTTTATTACCCTCTTCATTACATTCCTTATTTTCTATAGATAAACGAGCTACAATTTCTTTATCTGTATTTGCCCATAAATCTATAActaatatatctttatatccagataacaatataaatCTTCGATCTTGTAATactttcatattatatatataaaaattataatttttaaatattttaaaacatcTTCCTTCATCTAATGACCATAAAGCAATTGTATTATCAACATATAACGAAATTAATATTTCTTTAGATACACATTGAATAAGATATGAATATGATAAACCAAAACATAATTGTGTTACACTATTATTACatccattatttttattatttaataatatattatatggtATTAGTTTTATtcgattatttattttttcattttcatcttcatcattttcaataCGTTTGTTAAAACTGTTACTATTGCTACTTTTCTTAACCTCTTCACAATTTGAATCATTGTTCGTTTTTCCCAAATCGGttgatgatattttatttacactTTCATTACTTGCTATGTCAGCCTCATTACCATTTTTAtgcttttcatttttttccacTCGAAAAAGTACTATGTTTCCTTCAGAACTTCCCAAAGCTAAGATATTACACTCATAGTTTAATCCATAAcatgatatattaaaaggaGAAGAAAAGTTTGGCCATATTACTGATCCTAGTTTTAAATCTTCATTCATtcttatttcatatttttatattaaaattcaaaaaaaaaaatatatatatatatatatgtatataatttgtatccCCATACATAAAGATAACAAACtttttaattgtatataCTTGTGTGACAATTTTACTAAAttaaaaagaataaataaaatctataaataaaattatgttatatttaataatacttCCAAAACTAACTATATTATCATatctttttataataattatattttcataaagcCCATACATTTTGATAATGTATTCCCctttaattcattattatttttgtaatttatttttatatcattttcaaaatttattcTTTGTGTATTatcctttttatattttttttctaatatcaATCTACTAATAAGTGCCActaaatttttatcaaaatttttacTCATTtgtgataatttttttttttttttttaattttaaaaaatatttttacctTTTTCtctataattaaaattatcattttaAACAAATTTCCATTTtactgttttttttttttttttttttttttatattatgatatatcttTACATTTCCCATCGAAATGATCCATCtccatattttatatctCAAACTTCCTATAATATCTATTTGAAagattgttatatatatatatatatatatatttttatttattttatgccCCTATTTATGAATTATTACATGTATACATAAATACACAtcaatgatataaataaacatttGTGCATTCTTTGTTTGTGTTCATTTTATCTAAGGAATAGAAAAGTAAAACCATGACATCCAAtcttattttattcatatttccTCTTTATACAAattggaaaatatatataaaatagaacaaatttatttagaattaataataacCAAATACACACACCTATATTAAACTCTTAGCTACTTTTACTTTCAAACCTttctaaataa
Proteins encoded in this region:
- a CDS encoding WD repeat-containing protein, putative, whose translation is MNEDLKLGSVIWPNFSSPFNISCYGLNYECNILALGSSEGNIVLFRVEKNEKHKNGNEADIASNESVNKISSTDLGKTNNDSNCEEVKKSSNSNSFNKRIENDEDENEKINNRIKLIPYNILLNNKNNGCNNSVTQLCFGLSYSYLIQCVSKEILISLYVDNTIALWSLDEGRCFKIFKNYNFYIYNMKVLQDRRFILLSGYKDILVIDLWANTDKEIVARLSIENKECNEEGNKSNELSDVEDSNDTHYDIANSDINCKMFSSSSDSLESNNFSMDNYKENNERCKEVINEVYEEKSVKYFSPSLVNNINERDRYSKHNYYYNSQFLNYKLYYAKKKTTTTNSSNNNNNSNNSNLKICCISAGLVPYLKKENQRSLIQCMKLLKRKFFNIYEKREKNNSNSRNVGDNDNNNNNMQGEECDEEYIKLREKETYKNLHDLFYCPVLISAWLNNGDIICWDLTNLLNFYKSKTRFVIRTDKTEIEMYNETIEDIAENCIYDELIKNKINIPNDINLKSQDKHLKNTEDTYEQIDGVYHVNPIFISNLPSSKSDLEISGNGNSSQIGIIDNYIIILQKNRLIIYERKNANSSFVPLMDLFCPDFDQSCKRRTQNAHWVGMQVLRKPIWRFSSGASQSNSSKIRSFNIMQNMSKNICGCIIAWTTEGNFYCYTLPLKFSSMFLSFQSNIKSFFLMKVDKNLLGSFKSPGPILFYRNKYSTSKKDADTYEHNFSNSSSMFSQIRQNNNNENTNPAHLNNDYNNEEKTSNKYSSIYKVHTSSYSYSSINKNSLNEKSNLCEIEKNTCSIESTKLENSNSYNEDTNISKLKNNSNYRKNVNSKKKSSIWKDDVFFLFVNKLKLNRIIVYEYLFNIWYKTNKIDSIWLLGNKKKNNILEDNERGYKYDVIKREIETTKDYNMNIEKINNEEMYNTNIYNRKENVEYDENKNKEIITYTFCENNLNLYVIISYRESRVVCVLINCYKYVENKKIIYDLYIPDIIYKKKNFITVLHVENNYIIGGTNSGDILIWNVYNFSLVKFIKNCHFSYICSIYKVVTENFLKKDNVNISEEKEETSFVLTCDASNYMILINLNKIDYNNDHNNFFCKNDECNIILSSEDNMDSVLFLKKEKERLKKKMIKQKGSNNFEINICNKTDRINVRRISNSQIKYKNKKKRKSNSQINYVNTGFKRPSWINPENKYKLINILNCKNGIKNYQVKNNNSYIYSMSLLKAKKYIMKLRKKTWEKRYEMERKLKIMTHVCFHCCFKKLEKKNEINFKLINNVYINSYSSLLYISLVNNYVYIYNYKSGNFLRYLYDSQYSQISNIPFENVYTRLGISVSSIQLLNKIKIKKNKTTYLHEFNTESEIIFDDVSDKPSSCSYSLISSSPSLESLQHFLSSDGMEINRDNDTNTNDSYLSEKDGIDNKEIQFEKNKFNKMENIIRGKKEKKSYLLVKSQIPVISHILFRDNHLSKKALPLGRLLYHYFLPEKCTKLCKELFFFLTDFPSLPFSMCIQGKESTYSLIIPKYTQLFHFSKMYPLKLKRGKSRKKGNAENVEKNVEKNEDIINYRTYKKEMYKFLSAEKRKKKKKKKFFYDSLNIDYNDIYNKQFKNKYFLNDSLRKKYIYFGLKLGTKQNENKNKVSALMHKWKYVYESREENWNSENNRDILKKYKINKDSNLYPIKVNDKWELPNSSNSIYKDIEINCEKKTDKNYNRQNNNLYILQYNCSNNRNIERNKNIDKHKHRQWMCDYIDDEMDGWYSCDSSSSKSSIYLYIPKNKNNKHIGKTVRSSINRVSDIDKRIHISNRCSEIKGSKYNEGDIKKKIMNPINIFSKRENKKIKKKNKRDISYFFNDNSVEICCESLYVNTLYFCFILRFINFWFKMCRDKYNDNILINLKKYIIYNLPNNNKINLFLLSYISMYPYDKSIRIQLQKFMFILIQNMKNECLDKYSKLATEILRINNKKKRIIKKNNDSISLYDTTGAYIIQIIIPRVGSHYLYPYVYADEICLTLLLLLLVVKSIYLRNSKIFYSNASMATLIIHHICYYIFVDTQNLIENTYNKFNKFKLFHFIHLLSLSFSITWDFILLIQKGIFTNNMKNVTYSNFSINIKDEDFICNEQIINENFYKNLKDYYILANTLGNESLHHSSSEINLKNCIEDYIMKSNNDNNNSSSNMNEHHFEKQDLELSSYENVISDENSEIKTVVCKASESGECDSVIVNNVENEGNNNNINKFKIMEEQKKKIYGELCNINNDINKIFSNKKCPFNENNYISICHFILNIFELYTLSLNNISFLKILINIGRIEPFLFLKTLQYISNNLQKRVLYINKILFLLIILIKNYKWIFNYYMNIIIDILLISLDPSNNVRMLCLKLSTSLIYTLVKNFTICAFNKFTQRLAVANNSNKCIYLYDLKNAKKLKIFQGHKKSVNCINFNSTGTCLASYSKLDFSFKIWNCSNAGLFSGFLKVQSKCSRDIQLSKIKLSYLFLSDNFINITYKKKNEWVLRREDNVTYLIYT